One window of the Lodderomyces elongisporus chromosome 6, complete sequence genome contains the following:
- the BYE1 gene encoding Transcription factor bye1, which yields MVEMEPRRSARANKGVHTKRELEEYQVGGVEKTGSHKLSTKNEVKKDHEKVPTTVKKEKIKEEVKDKVFDSNDDNNSVENEDNEEVRCTPCGATTENYDEENDTLGDMILCDKCKTWQHIKCMGYRKNNVPKVYQCDICSGEPRPANVKQQQQQQQQKNKKKRAQQSETVLETDSATKKQKTSSSTPEEKEPLEQEEIVTIESLKNPLRISTAKAFYNFFRKSYPSKQGDVEISDEEKEKKATQLALEVEDIIQREFPGKLYVSEGRRILFVLKKQFTDEVFAGTLTLEDVVKKTPEEINQDIARIEQKNRENIKNIILIENDQSQIVRRTHKGEIVKENENEEYDGGNIMDVSIDARPVDHRRFSEENTINSTSKTLQQSKGRQNAYNHTNPRFGDDFSSDDDAEEEQEEKQEEEGKENVELEVGEMEHGDEEGIDKDGILDGNQTKVSFVDGEEGELLERKKSHSSESLSDIETRSTSDDGKLEELLSGNDDFSQNYNSNNSNNSNSGNRKERFEPPEVWHGSITFPEYSHFKAVGKFYSSTDDEQDHYSLSKATAKDILKETNYVVRGRLERARCDKYLNEITATRNLYFVQIQPDDLASPTDATKYKRNYERLYNYFIKENKVGVLSGRPDFVKDSYIMPIDFRDVNLSSAIQAHKRDLRMGLFAVFVVQKHYIPQNVPSKATPPLSHPNPYIQLQPQQPPPQQSHQQQSQQQRQSHQHRYQQVQEFHQDRHQSSLPPPPSSLPAVPSSLPPIPSMQHGATLYNNDQESNGAEENLSSILDQLK from the coding sequence atggTTGAGATGGAGCCAAGAAGGTCGGCTAGAGCCAATAAGGGAGTCCACACGAAACGAGAGCTCGAAGAGTATCAAGTGGGTGGCGTAGAGAAAACGGGATCCCACAAACTTAGTACAAAGAATGAGGTCAAAAAAGATCATGAGAAAGTCCCAACTACtgtgaaaaaagaaaagataaaggAAGAGGTAAAAGACAAAGTTTTTGAcagtaatgatgataacAATTCTGTCGAAAATGAAGATAACGAAGAAGTTAGGTGTACTCCATGTGGAGCCACAACGGAGAATTAcgatgaagaaaatgacACTTTGGGGGATATGATACTTTGTGATAAATGCAAGACATGGCAACACATCAAGTGTATGGGTTACAGAAAAAACAATGTACCCAAAGTTTATCAATGTGATATATGCTCTGGAGAACCAAGACCTGCAAATgtgaagcagcagcaacagcagcagcagcagaaaaataagaaaaaaagggcaCAACAACTGGAAACTGTTTTGGAAACAGATTCagcaacaaagaaacaaaaaacctcATCATCAACGCCCGAGGAGAAAGAGCCACTTGAGCAGGAAGAAATTGTGACTATAgaaagtttgaaaaacCCACTTCGAATTAGCACTGCAAAGGctttttacaattttttcagAAAAAGCTACCCTCTGAAACAAGGAGATGTTGAAATAAGTGatgaggaaaaggaaaagaaagccACTCAATTAGCCTTGGAGGTTGAGGATATCATTCAGCGCGAGTTTCCTGGAAAATTATATGTTAGTGAGGGACGTCGAATATTGTTTGTATTGAAGAAACAATTTACAGATGAGGTTTTTGCAGGAACTTTAACGTTGGAAGATGTTGTGAAAAAGACACCCGAGGAGATCAATCAGGATATTGCCAGGattgagcaaaaaaatagagaaaacataaaaaatattatcTTGATTGAAAACGACCAGTCTCAGATCGTAAGAAGGACACATAAAGGTGAGATTGTtaaggaaaatgaaaacgaaGAATATGACGGTGGGAACATTATGGATGTTAGTATCGATGCTAGACCAGTCGACCATCGCCGATTCTCAGAAGAAAACACTATAAACCTGACACTGAAGACATTGCAACAAAGTAAGGGTCGCCAGAATGCATACAATCATACCAATCCTAGATTTGGGGATGATTTTTCaagtgatgatgatgcagaagaagagcaagaagaaaaacaagaagaagaaggaaaagaaaatgtggAATTAGAAGTTGGAGAAATGGAACACGGTGATGAAGAAGGAATAGACAAAGATGGTATTTTGGATGgaaatcaaacaaaagtttcttttgttgatgGCGAAGAAGGTGAATTATTAGAACGCAAAAAATCCCATTCTTCAGAATCACTAAGTGATATCGAGACTAGAAGTACATCCGATGATGGCAAATTAGAAGAACTCTTATCAGGAAATGATGATTTTTCACAAAAttacaacagcaacaatagcaacaatagcaacagTGGTAACAGAAAAGAGAGATTCGAGCCTCCAGAAGTATGGCACGGGTCAATCACTTTTCCTGAATATTCACATTTCAAAGCAGTAGGTAAATTCTACTCTTCAACTGATGATGAGCAAGATCATTACTCGTTATCGAAAGCTACCGCAAAGGATATATTAAAGGAAACCAACTATGTTGTAAGAGGCAGGCTTGAACGAGCTAGATGTGATAAATACCTCAATGAGATAACTGCTACTCGAAATCTCTATTTTGTTCAAATCCAACCGGATGACCTTGCATCGCCTACTGATGCTACAAAGTATAAGCGAAATTATGAAAGACTTTACAACTACTTtataaaggaaaataaagttGGTGTGTTGAGTGGCCGTCCTGACTTTGTTAAGGATTCATATATTATGCCAATTGATTTTAGAGATGTAAACTTGAGTTCTGCGATACAAGCACACAAGAGGGACTTGAGAATGGGATTATTTGCTGTGTTTGTAGTTCAAAAACATTATATACCGCAAAACGTGCCTTCAAAAGCAACTCCTCCTCTCTCACATCCAAATCCTTATATACAATTACAGccacaacaaccaccaccacaacaatcacatcaacaacaatctcaacaacaacgacaatcACATCAACACCGATACCAGCAAGTTCAAGAGTTTCACCAGGATCGTCATCAATCTTcattaccaccaccgcCTTCCTCTTTACCTGCAGTACCTTCTTCGTTACCGCCAATACCATCCATGCAACATGGTGCTACACTTTACAATAATGATCAAGAATCCAACGGCGCAGAAGAAAACTTGAGCTCGATTTTAGACCAGCTAAAGTAA
- the MNN13_1 gene encoding mannosyltransferase (CAZy:GT71) encodes MYSQIYIMGRMNIMKTKRKSVIYYSATALWLASILYWYYTYFKAIPEIDTSPHSIYDIYDNHYQSPSETSTVEAPANFKQDPNYQMLVEEYNITEKPVDDYHSSVYEEIFKNHNLTTVLANLNFKQRCDLYFRNLFLKNNNWILHPDRNYDVQFGKPYEDFINANLGSIREAYGNEKGTQPADDDGDFVKYKKQKYRESKQGEIDQMVVDDLDALRLYNKCYVTDDDPDQKQRVGNFVKEQRKLIVGEETKSQLLKNIEPFEYTKFEKLFNHGQSAHNYDHRIYPWLSFETPVFERWTGQLYNSIPNYREILKDKSQPPPIKTAKSEESNFFKKFKNQCNGKGIVLSIGDQHAVYTVNLIHLLRALGNKLPIQILYHDDISEDTKRALTTAAREDFSDLPESYRKASMYLPNDYLEKESNGLPKQEIWFVNMASVVHENYRDKFRGFANKLLATLFNSFNEFILIDADTAMMQNPEYFFQLKGYQETGSFFFRDRGTLGKRSKNDPPHLHRLAQTSIDKLMFNVDPFSNHTLHQNVFQGVQHSMESGLVVINRQLHFSSIIMIVYLNFVAPIKGKVYGDKELFWLGFAYNGDENYHFNQYGAASIGRLTRPGDRKRPDGTYHHSKELCSPHPGHINEEDGHSLLWINSGFRFCHQSDKINFDEEYVIGDKLAFLEKTPDAYRKFYFSPLIIRDAIIPPLASDYKHRLNGADEPSSGWMMDKYCKNYMWCAYSSVGGKAKNSDEDNTLEGKVIKFTQEEAALFDYYGDVWVGEE; translated from the exons atgtat CTGCAAATTTACATAATGGGGAGAATGAATATAATGAAAACCAAGAGAAAACTGGTAATCTACTATAGTGCTACTGCACTATGGCTTGCCAGTATCCTCTATTGGTACTATACATATTTCAAGGCAATTCCAGAAATAGATACTTCACCACATTCCATATACGACATATACGATAACCACTACCAGCTGCCGTCAGAAACCTCTACTGTAGAAGCTCCTGCAAATTTCAAACAAGACCCAAACTACCAAATGCTAGTTGAAGAATACAACATTACAGAAAAACCAGTTGACGATTACCACTCATCTGTTTACGAAGAAATCTTCAAGAACCACAACCTCACTACAGTGTTGGCAAACCTCAACTTTAAACAAAGGTGCGATTTGTATTTCCGAaacttgtttttgaaaaacaataacTGGATCTTGCACCCCGATCGAAACTATGACGTCCAATTTGGCAAACCATACGAAGACTTTATCAATGCAAACTTGGGTTCAATTCGAGAAGCTTATGGCAACGAAAAAGGTACTCAACCAGCAGATGATGATGGCGATTTCGTAAAgtacaagaaacaaaaataccGTGAGCTGAAACAAGGGGAAATTGACCAAAtggttgttgatgatttggaCGCATTAAGACTTTATAACAAGTGTTATGTAACAGATGACGATCCTGatcaaaagcaaagagtGGGCAACTTtgtaaaagaacaaagaaaattgattgttggtgaagaaacaaaatcacaATTACTCAAAAATATTGAACCTTTTGAATATActaaatttgaaaaattgttcAACCATGGACAATCGGCTCACAACTACGATCACAGGATATACCCATGGCTTTCCTTTGAAACACCAGTTTTCGAAAGATGGACTGGCCAGTTGTACAACAGTATTCCAAACTATCGCGAAATATTGAAGGACAAGTCACAACCACCACCTATTAAAACAGCTAAATCTGAAGAACtgaattttttcaagaaaTTCAAGAATCAATGCAATGGAAAGGGAATAGTTTTATCTATTGGAGATCAACATGCTGTTTACACCGTCAATTTGATCCACTTGTTAAGAGCATTGGGCAACAAACTACCCATCCAGATTTTGTACCACGATGACATTAGTGAAGATACAAAGAGAGCATtaacaactgctgctagAGAAGACTTTTCAGACTTGCCCGAGTCTTATAGAAAGGCATCGATGTACCTCCCTAATGAttatttggaaaaagaatcaaatgGTTTACCAAAGCAAGAGATTTGGTTTGTCAATATGGCCAGTGTTGTTCACGAAAACTATAGAGACAAGTTTAGAGGCTTTGCCAATAAGTTGTTGGCAACTCTATTCAACTCATTTAATGAATTTATATTGATTGATGCAGATACGGCAATGATGCAAAATCCAGAatattttttccaattaaAAGGGTACCAAGAAACTGgaagtttctttttcagaGATCGTGGGACTTTGGGTAAACGTTCAAAGAATGATCCTCCACATCTTCATCGTCTTGCACAAACTAGTATTGATAAATTGATGTTTAATGTTGACCCCTTTTCAAACCACACATTGCACCAAAATGTGTTTCAAGGTGTCCAGCACTCAATGGAGTCTGGTCTTGTTGTTATCAATAGACAATTACATTTTAGCTCAATCATCATGATTGTTTACCTCAACTTTGTTGCCCCAATTAAAGGTAAAGTGTATGGAGACAAGGAATTATTCTGGCTAGGATTTGCATACAATGGCGATGAAAACTATCATTTCAATCAATATGGTGCTGCCTCAATAGGACGCTTGACCAGACCCGGAGACAGAAAGAGACCAGATGGAACCTACCACCATTCCAAAGAATTGTGTTCTCCTCATCCTGGACACAttaatgaagaagatgggcATTCTCTACTCTGGATCAATTCGGGTTTTAGATTCTGCCACCAATCAGACAAGATTAATTTTGATGAGGAATATGTCATTGGTGACAAGTTGGCATTCCTTGAAAAGACACCTGATGCATATAGAAAGTTTTATTTCAGTCCTTTGATCATTAGAGATGCTATAATCCCACCATTGGCTTCGGATTATAAGCATAGACTCAATGGTGCTGACGAACCGTCTAGTGGATGGATGATGGATAAGTATTGTAAGAACTATATGTGGTGTGCATACCTGAGTGTGGGAGGCAAGGCTAAAAACTCAGATGAAGATAACACATTGGAAGGTAAAGTTATCAAGTTCACACAAGAAGAGGCAGCATTATTTGACTACTATGGAGATGTATGGGTCGGTGAGGAGTAA
- the DAL4_2 gene encoding Allantoin permease: protein MNITEKDSIAVTNDEKYIDLDEIGQTSVEDIQNHEHESEPKSFLQRLVKFLEVQPRGELSNTQIFLYNHDLRPVEEERRLWSWYNYIFYWISDSFNINTWQIAATGMQAPSNMNWWMTWLSVWLGYFFCGVFVSIGARVGTQYHISFPVAVRSSFGIYGSLWPVINRVFMSCIWFAVQTAVAGPTFQLMLHAIFGKSLPNKIHNTISDPDLTTYQFLGIFLFWLFQLPFIWFPPHKIRHLFTVKAYVAPIAGFGFLIWTLVKCKGLGSVMHQESTLHGSALGWAFVESTMNSLANFATLIVNSPDFSRFANKPSFGMKYLVYTISIPICFSITSLIGILVTSAAQHKYGETYWSPLDVLGRFLDNYTSGNRAGVFFLSAAFALAQLGTNISANSLSFGTDCSAILPRFINIRRGGYLCAFLALAICPWKLISSSSRFTTYLSAYSVFLSSIAGVVACDYYYVRRGYLKLSHLYSATVPGQDSTRSMYAYNKIGCNWRAYLAYICGILPNIVGFVGATGTHTVPIGATEVYRLNFFMGFCSAFIVYAILCYFFPVEIGIERTGPFEKGWYEECPDVEFFEEELVGHEIQSQNHKKEFDDNDLSLTFSKSPREKKNENMFKKVLY, encoded by the coding sequence atgaatatTACGGAAAAAGATTCAATCGCAGTCACGAACGACGAAAAGTATATTGATTTGGACGAGATTGGTCAAACATCAGTTGAGGATATTCAGAACCATGAACATGAATCAGAACCAAAATCATTTTTGCAGAGACTAGTCAAGTTCCTTGAAGTGCAACCGCGTGGAGAGTTGAGCAATACGCAAATATTTCTTTATAACCATGACTTGCGAccagttgaagaagaaagaagactTTGGTCATGGTACAACTATATTTTCTACTGGATCTCAGATTCATTCAACATCAATACATGGCAAATTGCTGCAACTGGTATGCAAGCACCACTGAACATGAATTGGTGGATGACTTGGCTCTCGGTATGGTTAGGTTACTTCTTTTGTGGTGTTTTTGTCAGCATTGGTGCTAGAGTAGGAACACAGTATCATATTTCATTCCCCGTTGCCGTGAGATCATCCTTTGGTATATATGGCTCGTTGTGGCCAGTGATTAATCGTGTGTTTATGTCATGTATTTGGTTTGCTGTGCAAACAGCAGTGGCTGGTCCAACTTTCCAATTGATGTTGCATGCTATATTTGGTAAAAGCTTACCAAACAAGATCCACAATACGATTTCAGATCCAGATTTGACAACTTATCAGTTTTTGGGCATattcttgttttggttgtttcAATTGCCATTTATCTGGTTCCCACCACACAAGATTAGACACCTTTTCACAGTAAAAGCATACGTTGCTCCAATTGCTGGATTTGGCTTCTTGATCTGGACTTTAGTAAAATGTAAAGGATTGGGAAGTGTTATGCATCAAGAATCAACCTTGCACGGAAGTGCCTTGGGTTGGGCTTTCGTCGAGTCAACAATGAACTCATTGGCCAACTTTGCAACATTGATTGTCAACTCGCCCGATTTCTCTCGTTTTGCAAATAAGCCATCATTTGGTATGAAGTACTTGGTTTACACCATTTCGATCCCAATTTGTTTCTCAATCACTTCGTTGATTGGTATTTTAGTGACATCAGCAGCTCAACACAAGTATGGAGAAACTTATTGGTCACCATTGGATGTCTTGGGCAGGTTCTTGGACAATTACACTTCAGGTAACCGTGCAggtgttttctttctctctgcAGCATTTGCCCTTGCACAATTGGGTACAAACATTTCGGCAAACTCATTGTCGTTTGGTACTGATTGTTCAGCCATCTTGCCACGATTCATCAATATCAGAAGAGGTGGATACCTTTGTGCATTTTTGGCATTGGCCATCTGTCCATGGAAGTTGatttcctcttcatcaaGATTCACAACTTATTTGTCTGCATATTCagttttcctttcttcgattgctggtgttgttgcATGTGACTACTATTATGTTAGAAGAGGCTACTTGAAGCTTTCGCACTTGTATTCTGCCACTGTTCCTGGCCAAGATTCGACAAGATCAATGTATGCCTATAACAAGATTGGATGTAATTGGAGAGCATACTTGGCCTATATCTGCGGTATCTTGCCAAATATTGTGGGGTTTGTAGGTGCTACAGGTACACATACCGTGCCCATTGGTGCTACAGAAGTGTACAGACTCAATTTCTTTATGGGTTTTTGCTCAGCATTTATAGTATATGCAATTCTTTGCTATTTTTTCCCTGTTGAGATTGGAATTGAAAGAACCGGTCCATTTGAGAAAGGATGGTACGAAGAATGTCCCGATGTCGAGTTTTTTGAAGAGGAATTGGTTGGGCATGAAATCCAGCTGCAAAATCACAAAAAGGAATTTGACGATAATGATTTGAGCTTGACATTTTCGAAATCAccaagagaaaagaagaatgaaaatatGTTTAAAAAAGTGCTTTACTAA
- the IFH1 gene encoding Transcription factor CRF1 produces the protein MHRGKNVTAYNRRKFSIARSTSSSSSAGSSASSSSLSPNSSEVDHIEAVNAIRRKAAAFKSDDHNASDSESSLTALSDEDSFEIKKKTAGAAALISRKPAGKKSGSSGKTLKLYGGKDIPRKTFDWTRENVFVESSDDEDEVEVQELIEDAMRDDQEDRENGTGEDNINDDNHDDNDDDEEDEDDEKTHLAELYSLMEKGKNIKPYDSDNSNDEEDENDDDDDDDDDSEDNYDSSDDSDVDFVKLQAQQKVRSAKALKRNSNDKEKEKEKEKTKKIENAVQKRRKSSVKFGRRKSEAPFPELNFTFDFGDLEEKKDSIDSRSKSKDGDEKIPVPEEEDVGVEIDYSPSTLNLEVGEFEFDFDANLLQFPKLEVAESSKSGRNGGDVEVDKNNENDDDDDDDDDDDYEIDDNELLATLQAENDVDEFLPNISSGSIIGQDQDNDVDHDKNVVRQNSLTSFGDDSTGEIGDDGDDDDEENDPFLKEEEKFLVNEFERNGFDEFESDDKKLGDTGRNGNDVDDDDDDDDDEDDEEEDDEEFTFDDGEYSTSKRVVNAFKGIGEDKNKPIVRYESSGSDHSDFDEDDYVDFVDFDVPLFDEETNHLRLRSKKNRKRKDKRAARKYRKLQETTNSDEDDESYLWNYFFSSDNDSLSESEQSKKKELKSKTKTDVNDLFNQIDNDSTFKSRKRFSRGGSVDGNGIGGVTSAINNTKLPFSHYRLEFDALFDGDDGDGTGENDEDNGYESSESTDVDESLPKSSVASSVGSKKATEVLSSKTADYRPPMLGSWVTIDSKPFGIIDGLSTRSLQPNKAHEPRFGLANSNNNTRTTTTNTTTGNINNINSSNNNNTSVTGSLPSSATPRAGHSSESALSLTGLAQSTNPSSPSLTTSIGSALAPTVSGGGSTFGTATVYSQSQPVHGTSSLRKSIVSAQQQQQQQQPLIQESQLQSQTLVADDSMLGLDDLLNVSDLDNHDENDAQIWRDFNNSKSRVPLGAFRNKSVLYNHHSHHSDHHHHHHHHSSSSSHQSKKRRKY, from the exons ATGCATC GTGGGAAGAATGTCACGGCTTATAATAGAAGAAAATTCAGTATTGCACGCTCAACGTCATCGTCGTCTTCGGCAGGATCCTCAgcatcgtcgtcgtcgcTATCGCCGAATTCATCTGAAGTTGACCACATTGAAGCTGTAAATGCAATACGAAGaaaagcagcagcattCAAGAGTGATGACCATAACGCTTCTGATTCAGAATCGTCGCTAACTGCGCTCTCTGATGAAGATAGctttgaaattaaaaagaagactGCAGGTGCAGCAGCTTTGATATCTAGAAAACCTGCAGGTAAAAAAAGTGGCAGCAGTGGTAAGACATTGAAACTATATGGAGGGAAGGATATACCAAGAAAGACGTTTGATTGGACTCGTGAAAATGTCTTTGTTGAGTCttctgatgatgaagatgaggtTGAAGTACAGGAGTTGATTGAAGATGCAATGCGAGATGACCAAGAAGACAGAGAGAATGGTACTGGTGAGGACAACATTAATGATGACAATCACGATGacaatgacgatgacgaagaagacgaagatgatgaaaagaCTCACCTTGCCGAGCTATATTCGCTCATggaaaaagggaaaaatataaaaccATACGATTCTGATAATAGCAatgacgaagaagatgaaaacgacgacgacgatgatgacgatgatgattcGGAAGACAACTACGACTCATCTGATGACTCTGATGTCGACTTTGTAAAGTTGCAGGCACAACAGAAAGTACGATCAGCTAAGGCTTTGAAACGCAATAGTAATGataaagagaaggaaaaggaaaaggagaaaacgaaaaaaattgaaaatgcaGTACAAAAACGTCGAAAAAGCTCCGTAAAGTTTGGAAGGAGGAAATCAGAAGCACCTTTCCCAGAGTTGAATTTCACATTTGATTTTGGAGatttggaagaaaagaaggatagCATTGATAGTAGgagtaaaagtaaagatGGCGACGAAAAGATTCCTGTTcctgaagaagaagatgttggtgttgaaatTGATTATTCTCCCAGTACACTCAATTTGGAGGTTGGCgagtttgaatttgattttgatgcaaacCTCTTGCAATTTCCTAAACTCGAAGTCGCAGAACTGTCCAAGTCAGGAAGAAATGGAGGTGATGTTGAAGTTGACAAGAACAATgagaatgatgatgatgacgatgacgacgatgacgatgactaCGAGATTGATGATAACGAATTACTCGCAACTTTGCAGGCAGAgaatgatgttgatgaattCTTACCAAACATTTCTTCGGGATCTATCATTGGTCAAGACCAAGATAATGACGTGGATCATGACAAGAATGTTGTTCGACAAAACTCACTCACCTCTTTTGGTGATGACTCTACAGGAGAAATTGGAGATGATGgggatgatgatgatgaagagaaCGATCCTTTCTtgaaggaggaggagaagtTTTTGGTCAATGAATTTGAACGTAATGGATTTGATGAGTTTGAAAGTGATGACAAGAAACTTGGTGATACAGGTCGCAATGGAAacgatgttgatgatgatgatgatgatgatgacgacgaagacgatgaagaagaagatgacgaagagTTTACttttgatgatggtgagTACTCTACCTCTAAGCGAGTAGTCAATGCTTTTAAAGGTATTGGTGAGGATAAAAACAAACCCATTGTGCGATATGAGAGCAGTGGCTCCGATCACAGTGATTTTGACGAAGATGATtatgttgattttgttgaCTTTGATGTTCCCTTATTTGACGAAGAAACTAATCATCTAAGACTAAGGagcaagaaaaatagaaagagaaaagataaGCGAGCTGCTAGAAAGTACAGGAAATTGCAGGAGACCACCAATAGTGATGAAGACGATGAATCTTACTTGTGGAATTATTTCTTTAGTTCAGATAATGATTCTTTGAGTGAATCTGAACagctgaagaagaaagaactCAAATCAAAGACCAAGACGGATGTCAATGATTTATTCAATCAGATTGATAATGATCTGACATTTAAACTGCGGAAACGGTTTTCACGTGGTGGTAGTGTTGATGGAAATGGTATTGGCGGAGTCACTAGTGCTATTAATAACACTAAGTTGCCGTTTAGCCATTATCGATTGGAGTTTGATGCTCTttttgatggtgatgatggtgacGGTACTGGAGAAAATGATGAGGATAATGGGTATGAAAGTAGCGAGTCAACAGATGTGGATGAAAGCTTACCCAAATCTTCTGTTGCTTCCAGTGTTGGGTCGAAGAAGGCTACTGAAGTGTTATCGTCAAAAACTGCAGATTATCGACCTCCAATGTTGGGTTCATGGGTAACAATTGATAGTAAGCCGTTTGGTATCATTGATGGATTAAGTACACGCTCATTACAGCCAAACAAAGCCCATGAACCTAGGTTTGGTTTAGCgaatagcaacaacaatactagaaccaccaccactaacaccaccactggcaacattaacaacatcaatagctctaacaataataatactcTGGTTACAGGTTCATTGCCATCATCAGCAACGCCTCGAGCTGGACATTCTTCGGAGTCGGCATTATCGCTAACCGGATTGGCGCAGTCGACGAATCCACTGAGTCCATCGCTTACCACTTCAATTGGTTCAGCATTAGCACCAACAGTATCTGGAGGTGGATCTACGTTTGGAACTGCAACAGTATATCTGCAGTCACAGCCAGTACATGGTACTAGTTCATTACGCAAAAGCATAGTTTCTgcacagcaacagcaacagcagcaacaaccatTAATTCAGGAGCTGCAATTGCAACTGCAAACTCTAGTTGCTGACGATCTGATGCTCGGTCTAGATGATTTACTCAATGTCAGTGACTTGGACAACCATGATGAGAATGATGCTCAAATTTGGCGTGATTTTAATAATCTGAAGAGTCGCGTACCATTAGGAGCGTTTAGGAATAAATCTGTGTTGTACAATCATCATCTGCATCATCTggatcatcaccatcatcatcatcatcacctgctgctgctgctgcatcaaagtaaaaagagaagaaaatattAG